In Lates calcarifer isolate ASB-BC8 linkage group LG15, TLL_Latcal_v3, whole genome shotgun sequence, one genomic interval encodes:
- the LOC108876260 gene encoding pituitary tumor-transforming gene 1 protein-interacting protein isoform X2 → MFLEAVKLPSGCSMILRMPCFSAERRTRTTSVFFAAVVLCISFVSLAECQTTPPPAIPCSAYKNCDTCVPHAKCLWCFTTNNCTDYPVSWLLPPASVCYLSQARWGVCWLNFEALIIALGVLGGTILISIAVCCCCCCCKKRQSGPDRDEERFARRREEIKQRAEERYEGGMAQELSHL, encoded by the exons atgtttttagaaGCAGTTAAGCTACCCAGCGGTTGTTCCATGATTTTAAGAATGCCCTGTTTTTCAGCCGAGAGGCGAACACGAACCACTTCGGTGTTTTTTGCTGCCGTTGTGCTGTGCATTAGCTTTGTTAGCCTGGCAGAATGCCAAACAACTCCACCACCAGCAATTC CCTGTTCTGCCTACAAGAATTGTGACACTTGTGTTCCACATGCAAAG TGTCTGTGGTGCTTCACCACCAACAACTGCACAGATTACCCAGTGAGCTGGTTGCTGCCTCCAGCGTCAGTGTGCTATTTGTCCCAGGCCCGTTGGGGAGTGTGTTGGC TGAACTTTGAAGCTCTGATCATTGCCTTGGGTGTGCTGGGTGGAACCATCCTCATCAGTATTGCtgtatgctgctgctgctgctgctgcaagaaGCGTCAATCAGG GCCTGATAGAGATGAGGAGAGATTTGccagaaggagagaggagatcaAACAGCGTGCTGAAGAACG GTATGAAGGAGGAATGGCCCAGGAATTGTCCCACCTTTAA
- the LOC108876260 gene encoding pituitary tumor-transforming gene 1 protein-interacting protein isoform X1, whose translation MFLEAVKLPSGCSMILRMPCFSAERRTRTTSVFFAAVVLCISFVSLAECQTTPPPAIPCSAYKNCDTCVPHAKCLWCFTTNNCTDYPVSWLLPPASVCYLSQARWGVCWLNFEALIIALGVLGGTILISIAVCCCCCCCKKRQSGPDRDEERFARRREEIKQRAEERKVERKARHDEIRKKYGLIGDSDHPYSKFENE comes from the exons atgtttttagaaGCAGTTAAGCTACCCAGCGGTTGTTCCATGATTTTAAGAATGCCCTGTTTTTCAGCCGAGAGGCGAACACGAACCACTTCGGTGTTTTTTGCTGCCGTTGTGCTGTGCATTAGCTTTGTTAGCCTGGCAGAATGCCAAACAACTCCACCACCAGCAATTC CCTGTTCTGCCTACAAGAATTGTGACACTTGTGTTCCACATGCAAAG TGTCTGTGGTGCTTCACCACCAACAACTGCACAGATTACCCAGTGAGCTGGTTGCTGCCTCCAGCGTCAGTGTGCTATTTGTCCCAGGCCCGTTGGGGAGTGTGTTGGC TGAACTTTGAAGCTCTGATCATTGCCTTGGGTGTGCTGGGTGGAACCATCCTCATCAGTATTGCtgtatgctgctgctgctgctgctgcaagaaGCGTCAATCAGG GCCTGATAGAGATGAGGAGAGATTTGccagaaggagagaggagatcaAACAGCGTGCTGAAGAACG gaAGGTGGAGAGAAAGGCGCGGCACGACGAGATCCGCAAGAAGTATG